CGCGCGATGCGCAGTCCTTCGCGCCGGCTGTCGGCCGTCGCCTGCGCCAGCGCGATCTGTTCCTCCGTCTCGACGATCTCGAAATAGGTCGTCGCCGTGTCCGCGATCAGGGAAAGGTAGAACGCGCGCTGGGCCGCCACCGTGGACAGGTACTGCGCGCGCGCCGCTTCGCTGAGGCTGGAAATGCGGCCCCAGAAATCGAGTTCGAAGGCGCTCACCCCGACGCCGACATCGAACCGGTTGAAGGTGACCGCCGCGGGGGCGCCCTCGACATCGCCGGTATCGAGCGCCGGATTCGCCGAGAGCGGCTGGCGCGAACGGATCGCGCTCGCATCGGCCACCACGGTCGGCAGGCGGCGGCTGTCCTGGATGCGGTATTGCGCGCGCGCCTGTTCGACCCGGGCAGTGGCCGCCAGCAGGTCCCGGTTGTTCGCCAGCGCGCTGGTGATCAGGCCCTGCAGCCGCGGATCGGCGAACCAGTCGCGATAGGACAGCTGCGAGGCGACGACGGTCCCGTCGGGCGCGCATTCGCTGTCGTAAACGGGCGCTGTCGCCAGTTCCGGGCGCGTGTGCTCGGGCGCCATGCTGGCACAGCCGGCCAGCAGGCTCGTCGCGGCGGCCAGCGCCAGCAGGGGTTTCATCGGTCGCATCATCGCGCGGGTCCTTCTTCGGCCTCGCCCGTGAGGGGGCCAGTATGATCGGAGTCGCCTTCGTGCCCGCCGGTCGCGACCGGCTGCTTGCGGCTGACATTCCGCCGGACGAGCAGGTAGAGCATGGGAATGAGGAAGATGCCGAGCACCGTGGCCGCGATCATCCCGCCCATGACCCCGCTGCCGACCGCGATGCGGCTGGCGGCACCCGCCCCGCTTGCCAGCACCAGCGGGACCATGCCCATGGTGAAGGCAAGCGAAGTCATGATGATCGGGCGCAGGCGCAGGCGCGCGGCAGCCTTGACCGCATCGATCCGGCGCAAGCCCCGCTCTTCCTCCTCGATCGCGAACTCCACAATCAGGATCGCGTTCTTCGCCGCCAGGCCGATGATCGTGATCAGCCCGACATTGAAATAGACGTCGGCCGACAGCCCTCTCAGGAGCGAGAACACCGTCGCGCCCAGCACGCCCATCGGCACGATGAGCAACACGGCGAGCGGCACCGCCCAGCTTTCATAAAGCGCGGCGAGAACCAGGAACACGACCACCACGGAAAGGCCCAGCAGCAGGCCGATCTGCCCGCCGGCCTGCTTTTCCTCGTAGGAAATACCGGTCCATTCGTACCCGATACCCTGCGGCAACTGTTCGGCCAGCTGCTCCATCGCCTCCAGCGCGGCGCCCGACGATTCACCCGGGGCGGCCATGCCGGACAGGGTCATCGCCGGGTATCCGTTGTAGCGAGCAAGGCTCGCCGGCGCGGCCGACCATTCGGCGGAGGCAAAGGCGCTGAACGGCACCAGTTCGCCATCGGCATTGGGTATCCGGAGCGACAGGACGTCCTCCGGCGTCATGCGATAGGGTGCGTCGGCCTGGACCAGCACCTGCAGCACTCGCCCTTCCCGGTTGAAATCGTTGGCATAGGCCGAGCCGAAGGTGATGGAGAGCGCCGCATTCACGTCGGTCAGCGACAGGCCGAGCGCGCGCGCCTGGACCCGGTCGATCTCGACCGCGACTTCGGGACTGGGCCCCTGGTCCTCGGGCCTCAAATTGGCGATGGTCGGGTTCTGCGACGCCATGCCCAGAAGCTGGTCGCGCGCCTGCATGAGAGCGTCGCGCCCCAGCCCGGCCCGGTCCTGCAGCTTGAGCGTGAAACCGCTCGCCTGTCCCAGCGACTGGATCGCCGGCGGCTGGATGACGAACGCGGTCGCGCTGTCCATCTGCCCGAACGTGCCCATCGCCTGGCCCAGGATCGCCCCGGCCGAACTGCCTTCATCCGTCCGTTCGCCCCACGGCTTGAACGACGCGAACATGATCGCGTTGTTCTGGCCCTGGCCGAAGAAGCTGAAGCCGCGCACGACGACGAGATTTTCGACCTCCTCTCGGGCGAGCCAGAAATCCGTGATCGGCTCCAGCGCCTCATCGGTCCGCTCCTGCGTCGCACCGGGCGGCGCCTGCACCGCCGTGATCAGGAAACCCTGGTCCTCGGTCGGCAGGAAGGCGGACGGCAGGCGGATGAAAAGCAGGATCGTCACCAGGCCGAGCGCCAGGAAGACCGCGAAGGCGCGCCAAGGCCGCGACAGGATTCGGTCGTTCGCCCGCCCGTATTTTTCCTGCATCCGCGCGAACCAGCGATTGAAGCCGGCGAAGAAGCGGGAAACGGCGTTGCGGCCGCGGGCGAGTTTCCCCCGCCAGCCCGGCTGCTGCGCCGCTTCCTCGTCGACCGGCTCCTGTCCGCCTTCGCCGTGTCCCTTGGCGATCGGCTTCAGGAATGTCGCGCACAGTGCCGGTGTCAGGGACAGGGCCAGGAACGCGGAGAAGAAGATGGCGATCGCCAGCGTTACCGAGAACTGTCGATAGATGCCTCCGGTCGAACCGGGGAAGAATGCCATCGGCACGAACACCGCGATCAGGACGAGCGTGATGCCGATGATCGCGCCGGTGATCTGGCCCATCGCCTTGCGGGTCGCCTGTACCGGAGGGAGTCCTTCTTCGCGCATGATCCGTTCGACGTTCTCGATGACGACGATGGCGTCGTCCACGAGGATCCCGATCGCCAGCACCATCCCGAACAGGGAAAGCACGTTGATGGAAAAGCCGAACAGCCACAGGCCGAGGCACGCACCGGCCAGCGCGATCGGCACTACCAGTGTCGGGATCAGCGTCGCGCGCCAGTTCTGCAGGAAGATGAACATGACCAGGAATACGAGGACCATCGCTTCCACCAGGGTCTTGACCACTTCCTCGACGGACGCCTCGACGAAGGGCGTCGTATCGTAGGGAATGGTCCAGCTGATGTCGCCCGGAAGGCCGGGCGCGAGTTCCGCCAGTCGTTCCTTCACGCCTTCGGCCGCGGCCAGCGCATTGGCCCCGGTCGCGAGTTGGATGGCCATGCCGGCCATCGGTTCGCCGTTGAGTTCCGTCGATGTCGCGTAGCTCTGCGCGCCGATCTCCACGCGCGCGACTTCGGCCAGCCTGACGACCGCGGCGCCGCTATTGGCGC
This genomic interval from Qipengyuania sp. JC766 contains the following:
- a CDS encoding efflux RND transporter permease subunit, with product MARFFIDRPIFAWVVSLGILLAGFIALRALPIEQYPEVAPPSLAINVVYPGADAETLEQNVTQVIEQQLNGVEGFLYMASSSGSNGAATITLTFEAGTDIDIAQTEVQNRLSTVEARLPEEVRRQGITVRQANAGFLMIVALTSESGDLTTTDLGNIAANQVVDELRRVNGVGDVTLFGSQYAMRIWLDPEALASYNLSPSAVLAAIREQNAQTAGGSIGALPTEDGQQITATISTDGRFSTVEEFENIILRANSGAAVVRLAEVARVEIGAQSYATSTELNGEPMAGMAIQLATGANALAAAEGVKERLAELAPGLPGDISWTIPYDTTPFVEASVEEVVKTLVEAMVLVFLVMFIFLQNWRATLIPTLVVPIALAGACLGLWLFGFSINVLSLFGMVLAIGILVDDAIVVIENVERIMREEGLPPVQATRKAMGQITGAIIGITLVLIAVFVPMAFFPGSTGGIYRQFSVTLAIAIFFSAFLALSLTPALCATFLKPIAKGHGEGGQEPVDEEAAQQPGWRGKLARGRNAVSRFFAGFNRWFARMQEKYGRANDRILSRPWRAFAVFLALGLVTILLFIRLPSAFLPTEDQGFLITAVQAPPGATQERTDEALEPITDFWLAREEVENLVVVRGFSFFGQGQNNAIMFASFKPWGERTDEGSSAGAILGQAMGTFGQMDSATAFVIQPPAIQSLGQASGFTLKLQDRAGLGRDALMQARDQLLGMASQNPTIANLRPEDQGPSPEVAVEIDRVQARALGLSLTDVNAALSITFGSAYANDFNREGRVLQVLVQADAPYRMTPEDVLSLRIPNADGELVPFSAFASAEWSAAPASLARYNGYPAMTLSGMAAPGESSGAALEAMEQLAEQLPQGIGYEWTGISYEEKQAGGQIGLLLGLSVVVVFLVLAALYESWAVPLAVLLIVPMGVLGATVFSLLRGLSADVYFNVGLITIIGLAAKNAILIVEFAIEEEERGLRRIDAVKAAARLRLRPIIMTSLAFTMGMVPLVLASGAGAASRIAVGSGVMGGMIAATVLGIFLIPMLYLLVRRNVSRKQPVATGGHEGDSDHTGPLTGEAEEGPAR